One window of Rhinoraja longicauda isolate Sanriku21f chromosome 9, sRhiLon1.1, whole genome shotgun sequence genomic DNA carries:
- the LOC144597075 gene encoding putative G-protein coupled receptor 139, translating to MGFRPYYYRILAVVGVLSNVVAIVTLSRGRCGLSKGVTWYLVAMAVADLLVVIIQVILINIIHIYIPPGCKIVYTVGYMSVSYTVWLTVAFTFDRMAAICFQKLKTRYCTEKGAAIVIAVVSVLSVFTNIPWYFTYRSRICMASFDFINSPVWAAFDWGHRILTPLVPFVLILLLNAVTVRHILMASVVRRKLRRQRNGEGKDDPEMKNRRNSIILLFTISASFILLWMTRVVMLSIQRITGSYMAQYVSDAVIDHIGTMLQLLSSCTNTFIYAVTQRKFREEVINAVKCPFQAILKFIKSYDGNEVVGINCGKLLCKGMDVLIVALWTSLKQLVESGYLVLQLCCLLFAVTMGRDGKQTFTSPSLTLHKNTKARSHQS from the exons CTAACGTGGTCGCAATTGTAACACTATCACGCGGACGGTGTGGACTCTCCAAAGGTGTCACCTGGTATCTTGTGGCAATGGCAGTAGCCGATCTACTTGTCGTTATAATTCAAGTCATTCTCATCAACATAATTCACATATATATCCCTCCCGGGTGCAAGATCGTATATACCGTGGGTTACATGTCCGTATCTTACACCGTCTGGCTCACTGTTGCCTTCACCTTCGACCGTATGGCGGCCATTTGCTTCCAGAAGCTGAAGACAAGATACTGCACTGAGAAAGGTGCAGCCATCGTTATTGCAGTGGTGAGTGTGCTGAGTGTGTTCACCAACATCCCCTGGTACTTCACTTACCGGTCACGTATCTGCATGGCATCATTTGATTTCATAAATTCGCCGGTGTGGGCAGCCTTTGACTGGGGGCACCGCATTTTAACTCCACTCGTCCCCTTCGtgctgatcctgctgctcaatgctGTCACTGTCAGGCACATCCTGATGGCCAGTGTAGTCCGCAGGAAACTGAGGAGGCAGCGGAACGGAGAGGGGAAGGACGACCCAGAGATGAAGAATCGAAGAAATTCCATCATTTTGCTCTTCACCATATCGGCCAGTTTTATCCTGTTATGGATGACTCGTGTGGTCATGCTATCAATTCAGCGAATTACTGGATCGTACATGGCACAGTATGTGTCTGATGCTGTGATAGACCACATAGGAACAATGCTTCAGTTACtcagctcctgcaccaacacgtttatttatgcggTCACCCAGAGGAAGTTCCGGGAGGAGGTGATAAATGCCGTGAAATGTCCTTTTCAGGCCATCCTGAAGTTCATTAAAAGTTATG ACGGAAATGAAGTCGTTGGAATCAATTGCGGGAAACTGTTGTGCAAGGGGATGGATGTGTTGATCGTGGCTTTGTGGACCAGTCTGAAACAGCTGGTGGAGAGTGGGTACCTGGTTCTCCAACTCTGCTGCCTTTTGTTCGCAGTGACgatggggagagatggaaagcagaCTTTCACCTCCCCATCACTTACTTTACACAAGAACACAAAGGCACGATCTCACCAGTCTTAA